From Bacillus basilensis, a single genomic window includes:
- a CDS encoding GrpB family protein — translation MLGLPYGKVFLVPWTEEWEIEFMKEKQFIEEQIGEHILAIHHIGSTSIPHLSAKPIIDIAIELEDYKDGLKCIKKLELLHYKYRKDILPERYYFNKGEPRTHQIHMYEKGNKYLIEQLQFRDYLIDNKISRIQYEQLKIQLSQANPNDKHQYAEDKTNFVKSILAKIK, via the coding sequence ATGTTAGGTTTACCTTATGGCAAAGTGTTTTTAGTTCCGTGGACTGAAGAATGGGAAATTGAATTTATGAAAGAGAAACAATTCATTGAGGAACAAATTGGCGAACATATTTTAGCAATACACCATATTGGTAGTACTTCCATTCCTCATTTAAGTGCAAAACCAATTATTGATATTGCAATCGAATTAGAAGATTATAAGGACGGTTTAAAATGTATTAAAAAGTTAGAACTACTACACTATAAATACAGAAAAGATATACTGCCAGAAAGATACTATTTTAATAAAGGTGAGCCAAGAACTCATCAAATTCATATGTATGAGAAAGGGAATAAATATTTAATAGAACAATTACAATTCAGAGATTACTTAATAGACAATAAAATTTCTCGAATACAGTATGAACAGTTAAAAATTCAACTTTCACAAGCTAATCCTAATGATAAACACCAATATGCAGAGGATAAAACAAATTTCGTTAAATCTATTTTAGCTAAAATAAAATAA
- a CDS encoding DinB family protein, which translates to MAQVKDVLADQLLANANDPSWYIPFSDAVKDLSEREAFWKPNEESNSIAEIVQHLLYWNSTWQTRYKEANVNAVPAIGDNNKSFMLSDNQTFDELREKLLEKLLQWQKLINEEKVESDVIGFPVSAKWWEVLANVTTHNAYHIGQIIYIRKLQKSFDNE; encoded by the coding sequence ATGGCTCAAGTGAAAGATGTATTAGCAGATCAGTTATTAGCGAATGCGAACGATCCCAGTTGGTATATTCCATTTTCAGATGCAGTTAAAGATCTATCTGAGAGAGAAGCTTTCTGGAAACCGAATGAAGAGAGTAATAGTATAGCTGAAATTGTACAACATTTACTGTATTGGAATTCAACGTGGCAAACTAGGTATAAAGAAGCGAATGTTAATGCCGTGCCCGCTATTGGTGATAATAACAAAAGTTTTATGCTTTCAGATAATCAAACCTTCGATGAGTTAAGAGAAAAACTACTAGAGAAACTGTTACAATGGCAAAAGCTTATCAATGAAGAGAAGGTTGAAAGTGATGTAATTGGATTTCCAGTTTCCGCTAAGTGGTGGGAAGTGCTAGCAAATGTAACAACTCATAATGCGTATCATATTGGTCAAATTATTTACATCCGGAAGTTACAGAAGAGTTTTGATAATGAATAA
- a CDS encoding DUF4181 domain-containing protein produces the protein MGTSTILIIIIGLGIGGYFIEQFLRRKLNMEKRGFFGYKHVNSLHVKLEIGLIIIYVISSCYYMFKFENAKTAYVMFTYLGISWTLRAWMEWKYDRESKEYILSIKGMVAFILMLSILFYFVPPAT, from the coding sequence ATGGGTACTTCTACAATTTTGATTATTATTATTGGACTTGGTATAGGTGGTTACTTTATAGAACAGTTTTTAAGAAGAAAATTAAATATGGAGAAAAGAGGCTTCTTTGGATATAAGCATGTGAATAGTTTACATGTAAAATTAGAAATAGGGCTTATTATTATTTATGTAATAAGTAGTTGTTATTATATGTTTAAATTTGAAAACGCTAAAACGGCTTATGTCATGTTCACTTATTTAGGGATATCATGGACTTTAAGAGCATGGATGGAATGGAAGTATGATAGAGAATCAAAAGAATATATACTTTCGATAAAGGGAATGGTTGCATTTATATTGATGCTTTCAATACTATTTTATTTCGTTCCACCTGCTACATAA
- a CDS encoding glycine betaine ABC transporter substrate-binding protein, producing the protein MRKKIWLICLALFITMIFTSCNATNANSKGKIKLGVTSWKENIATANMWKVLLEQKGYKVELMYLEKAAIWTGVARGDVDANLEVWLPVTDKPLNDRYKDDIVLKSKWYEGTGLGLVVPSYVKNINSIEDLNTHKDELDNKIVGIEPGSSLMNLTNKAMKEYDIKLKLVQSSEAAMMSELKKAYTKKKPIAVTLWNPHWGFSEFDLKYLKDPKKVYGEKDDIYYSVRKGFEKDHPDIVKYFDKWKMNDEQLGTLMVMLNKTKDPEKAARNWIKKNQSLVDEWIKD; encoded by the coding sequence ATGAGAAAGAAAATATGGCTTATATGCCTTGCATTATTTATTACTATGATTTTCACCTCATGTAATGCAACAAATGCAAATTCGAAAGGAAAAATTAAACTTGGTGTAACAAGTTGGAAAGAAAACATTGCAACAGCAAACATGTGGAAAGTTTTATTAGAACAAAAAGGCTACAAAGTTGAACTCATGTATTTAGAAAAAGCGGCGATTTGGACTGGTGTCGCTCGTGGTGATGTTGATGCTAATTTAGAAGTATGGCTACCCGTTACGGATAAACCGCTAAACGATCGTTATAAAGATGATATTGTCTTAAAATCAAAATGGTATGAAGGTACTGGACTAGGTTTAGTCGTACCTTCTTATGTGAAAAACATAAACAGTATCGAGGATTTAAATACTCATAAAGATGAACTAGATAATAAAATTGTCGGTATCGAACCCGGTAGTAGTCTTATGAATTTAACGAATAAAGCAATGAAGGAATATGATATTAAACTAAAACTTGTCCAATCTTCTGAAGCAGCGATGATGAGTGAACTAAAGAAAGCATATACGAAAAAGAAACCAATCGCTGTTACGCTTTGGAATCCACATTGGGGCTTTTCAGAATTTGACTTAAAATATTTAAAAGACCCTAAGAAAGTATATGGTGAAAAAGATGACATTTATTACTCTGTTCGTAAAGGTTTCGAAAAAGATCATCCGGATATCGTGAAATACTTTGATAAATGGAAAATGAACGATGAACAGCTTGGTACATTAATGGTCATGTTAAATAAAACGAAAGATCCAGAAAAAGCTGCTCGAAATTGGATTAAAAAGAATCAATCGTTAGTTGATGAATGGATTAAAGATTAA
- the rpiA gene encoding ribose 5-phosphate isomerase A encodes MNLKQLAGEYAANFVKDGMTVGLGTGSTVYWTIQKLGDRVKEGLSFQAVPTSKETVALAQQLNIPLISLNDVQSLDLTIDGADEIDPNLQLIKGGGGALLREKIVASSSKELIIIADESKVVTRLGTFPLPVEIIPFSWKQTESKIQSLGCQTTLRLKNNVTVITDNNNMIVDCIFPNHISTPSDLHKQLKIITGVVETGLFVNMTSKAIIGTKNGIKELS; translated from the coding sequence ATGAATCTAAAACAGCTCGCAGGTGAATATGCTGCAAACTTTGTAAAAGATGGAATGACAGTTGGGCTTGGCACAGGTTCAACTGTATATTGGACGATTCAAAAATTAGGTGATCGTGTAAAAGAAGGGTTATCATTTCAAGCTGTACCGACATCAAAGGAAACAGTGGCATTAGCACAGCAATTAAATATCCCATTGATTTCGTTAAACGACGTACAAAGTCTTGATCTTACAATTGATGGAGCTGATGAAATTGATCCTAATTTACAGCTTATTAAAGGCGGCGGTGGTGCATTACTACGAGAGAAAATTGTAGCCTCCTCCTCGAAAGAACTTATAATTATCGCTGATGAATCAAAAGTTGTGACACGTTTAGGAACTTTTCCATTACCTGTTGAAATCATACCTTTTTCATGGAAACAAACCGAAAGTAAAATCCAATCTTTAGGATGTCAAACAACATTACGCTTAAAAAATAATGTAACGGTTATAACTGATAATAATAACATGATTGTCGATTGTATATTCCCTAATCATATATCTACTCCTTCCGATTTACACAAACAATTAAAAATAATTACTGGTGTAGTTGAAACCGGATTGTTTGTTAATATGACTAGTAAGGCGATTATTGGAACAAAAAATGGGATTAAGGAATTATCATGA
- a CDS encoding PP2C family serine/threonine-protein phosphatase — MHTTNNRQYSWIGSREMCLDEISVKQYGDILLGTYGGNISAGAKKNEDGALVWSNGNWEFAAILDGHNSAESVDLVVNTIEKEYENIKTIMKEPIETVFRSLENHILTIFQSSSFKEQCKIIKGETACLLCVRKENYLWWLSIGDCLVYLFHEELHKLGQYALNQRHFYEWIGNVNTFDLPVSCYSSGIRELRTGKNRIVMMTDGVLECGDRRYESPLNLYNDMNRNNIKLEESVHHVLEHVHHQFGRDSATIISWDIDNKGKATYPSDQPDKK, encoded by the coding sequence ATGCATACAACAAATAATAGACAATATTCATGGATTGGAAGTAGGGAAATGTGTTTAGACGAAATTTCGGTAAAGCAATATGGTGACATCTTGCTTGGTACATATGGTGGGAATATAAGCGCAGGAGCAAAAAAGAATGAAGATGGTGCGTTAGTTTGGTCAAATGGTAATTGGGAATTTGCAGCTATACTAGATGGACATAATAGTGCAGAAAGTGTTGATTTAGTAGTAAATACAATTGAAAAAGAGTATGAAAATATAAAAACGATTATGAAAGAACCAATTGAAACTGTGTTTCGATCTCTTGAAAATCATATACTTACAATTTTTCAGTCCTCTTCATTTAAGGAACAGTGCAAAATAATTAAAGGTGAAACAGCTTGCTTACTATGTGTAAGAAAAGAAAATTATCTATGGTGGCTATCTATTGGAGACTGTTTAGTTTATTTATTTCATGAAGAGTTACATAAGTTAGGGCAATATGCATTAAATCAACGTCATTTTTACGAATGGATTGGAAATGTAAACACATTTGATTTACCTGTTTCTTGCTATTCATCAGGAATTCGTGAATTACGTACTGGAAAGAATCGAATTGTAATGATGACAGATGGGGTATTAGAATGTGGGGACCGCCGATATGAATCGCCATTAAATCTATATAATGATATGAATAGAAATAATATAAAACTTGAAGAAAGTGTTCATCATGTATTAGAGCACGTTCATCATCAATTCGGACGCGATAGTGCGACAATTATTAGTTGGGACATTGATAATAAAGGAAAAGCTACTTATCCGAGTGATCAGCCAGATAAAAAGTAA
- a CDS encoding oxidoreductase: MNKKIAVITGASSGFGLLTTIALAKKDYLVIATMRNLKKQVNLISQANQLNLQQNIKIQQLDVTDQNSLHNFQLFLKEINRVDLLINNAGYANGGFVEEIPVEEYRKQFETNLFGAISITQLVLPYMREQQSGKIINISSISGQVGFPGLSPYVSSKYALEGWSESLRLEVQPFGIDVALIEPGSYNTNIWEVGKQLATNQSDTTSPYKEYMDKIQKHINSGSDTFGNPIDVANKIVEIAEAKRTTLRYPIGKGVKFMFLAKKILPWRLWEYLVLKSLKKM; this comes from the coding sequence ATGAATAAAAAAATCGCAGTTATAACCGGGGCTTCAAGTGGGTTCGGTCTTTTAACAACAATTGCACTTGCGAAAAAAGACTATTTAGTTATCGCTACAATGAGAAACCTTAAAAAACAAGTGAACTTAATATCTCAAGCTAATCAACTCAACTTGCAGCAAAACATAAAAATTCAACAATTAGATGTAACCGATCAAAACTCTTTACATAACTTTCAATTATTTTTAAAAGAAATAAACAGAGTAGACCTTCTTATAAATAATGCAGGATATGCAAATGGCGGCTTTGTAGAAGAAATTCCAGTAGAGGAATACCGTAAACAATTTGAAACGAACCTTTTTGGCGCTATTTCAATTACTCAGCTTGTTTTACCTTATATGAGAGAACAACAAAGTGGAAAAATCATTAATATAAGCAGCATTAGTGGTCAAGTTGGATTCCCTGGTCTATCCCCTTACGTTTCTTCAAAATATGCATTAGAAGGATGGAGTGAATCCCTTCGTTTAGAAGTACAACCTTTCGGAATAGATGTTGCATTAATTGAACCTGGTTCTTATAACACGAATATTTGGGAAGTTGGTAAACAACTAGCTACAAACCAATCTGATACTACTTCTCCTTACAAAGAATATATGGATAAAATCCAAAAACATATTAATAGTGGCAGTGATACATTTGGTAATCCGATAGATGTTGCTAATAAAATTGTAGAAATTGCAGAAGCAAAGCGTACAACATTACGATATCCAATTGGAAAAGGTGTAAAATTTATGTTCTTAGCAAAGAAGATTCTTCCTTGGAGATTGTGGGAATACCTTGTTTTGAAAAGTTTAAAGAAGATGTAA
- a CDS encoding DUF4181 domain-containing protein, with product MEKVVRKKLNIPKQTGWNSKYVNNTHKWGIRVLIVSYIIVTMICANLNPIYISNLPILFLITLYCFQSYMEWKFDKESREYVISLGTVPLLIITGIMLNLFFYTYWI from the coding sequence TTGGAAAAAGTAGTGAGAAAAAAATTAAATATACCGAAACAAACAGGATGGAATAGTAAATATGTAAACAACACTCATAAATGGGGTATTAGGGTTCTTATCGTTTCTTATATAATTGTTACGATGATATGTGCCAATTTAAATCCTATTTATATTAGCAACTTACCCATTTTATTTTTAATAACTTTATACTGCTTTCAATCATATATGGAGTGGAAATTTGATAAAGAATCGAGGGAATATGTCATTTCTTTAGGAACGGTTCCTCTATTAATAATAACAGGGATTATGCTTAATCTTTTCTTTTATACCTATTGGATTTAG
- the clpP gene encoding ATP-dependent Clp endopeptidase proteolytic subunit ClpP produces MNAIPYVVEQTKLGERSYDIYSRLLKDRIIIIGSEINDQVASSVVAQLLFLEAEDAEKDIFLYINSPGGSTTAGFAILDTMNLIKPDVQTLCMGLAASFGALLLLAGAKGKRFALPNSEIMIHQPLGGVKGQATEIEITAKRILKLKHDINKIIADRTGQPIEKIAHDTERDYFMTAEEAKEYGIVDGVVEKK; encoded by the coding sequence ATGAATGCAATTCCATATGTAGTAGAACAAACGAAATTAGGAGAACGTTCCTATGATATATATTCAAGGTTATTAAAAGACCGAATTATTATAATCGGTTCAGAGATTAATGATCAGGTTGCGAGCAGTGTAGTAGCGCAATTATTATTTTTAGAAGCGGAAGACGCGGAGAAAGATATATTCCTGTATATTAATAGTCCTGGCGGCTCAACGACAGCGGGATTTGCAATATTAGATACGATGAATCTTATTAAACCGGATGTGCAAACGCTTTGTATGGGCTTAGCAGCATCATTTGGTGCCCTTTTACTATTAGCTGGCGCAAAAGGAAAAAGGTTTGCCCTTCCTAATAGTGAAATCATGATTCATCAGCCACTTGGCGGTGTAAAAGGGCAAGCAACAGAAATCGAAATTACAGCAAAAAGAATATTGAAATTAAAGCATGACATTAATAAAATTATTGCTGACAGAACAGGACAGCCAATCGAAAAAATAGCACATGATACGGAAAGAGATTATTTTATGACAGCAGAGGAAGCTAAAGAATATGGGATTGTTGATGGGGTCGTTGAGAAAAAATAA
- a CDS encoding proline/glycine betaine ABC transporter permease has product MNSIPRIPLGEWVDSFVASLYEHFEGVFRGFSYIIGGFVDLLTNFLIIIPAILMIIILCFLIWYTTRKLSLVIFTLIGLLFILNINYWAQTMQTLALVLTSVIISIIVGIPIGILASQNERFSKFLKPTLDFMQTMPAFVYLIPAITFFGVGVVPGIIASVIFAMPPTIRFTDLGIRQVPEDLIEAANAFGSTASQKLFKVQLPLATGTIMAGVNQSIMLSLSMVVTASLVGAPGLGVDVYRSVTQVNIGMGFEAGLAIVVIAIILDRITQGFHQKRR; this is encoded by the coding sequence ATGAATAGTATTCCGCGTATTCCATTAGGGGAATGGGTCGATTCATTTGTTGCAAGTTTATATGAGCACTTTGAAGGCGTATTCCGAGGGTTCTCTTATATTATTGGAGGATTCGTTGATTTACTCACTAATTTTTTAATAATAATACCTGCCATATTGATGATTATTATCCTTTGTTTCCTCATTTGGTACACAACGAGAAAATTATCTTTAGTTATTTTTACACTGATCGGTTTATTATTTATTTTAAATATTAACTACTGGGCACAAACGATGCAAACATTAGCACTTGTACTTACATCTGTTATTATTTCAATCATTGTAGGTATCCCAATCGGAATTTTAGCTTCGCAAAATGAACGCTTCTCAAAATTTTTAAAACCGACATTAGATTTTATGCAAACAATGCCAGCTTTCGTATATCTTATTCCTGCGATTACATTTTTCGGAGTAGGTGTAGTACCTGGGATTATTGCATCAGTAATCTTTGCAATGCCACCGACAATTCGTTTTACTGATTTAGGAATTAGACAAGTTCCAGAAGATTTAATTGAAGCAGCGAATGCGTTTGGCTCTACCGCATCACAAAAATTATTTAAGGTACAATTACCACTCGCAACTGGAACAATCATGGCTGGTGTGAACCAAAGCATTATGCTTTCGTTATCAATGGTTGTAACAGCATCTCTTGTAGGAGCACCAGGTCTTGGAGTTGATGTATACCGCTCTGTAACACAAGTTAATATCGGGATGGGATTTGAAGCAGGACTAGCTATTGTTGTCATTGCGATTATATTAGACCGCATTACACAAGGATTTCATCAAAAAAGAAGATAA
- a CDS encoding NUDIX domain-containing protein, with product MKMPKLRAEAMIVNEDYSKVLVQCDLSESFYRFPGGSIEFGETAKEAIIRELMEEYDLKIDVQELAVVNEHIFEWNNEKGHHCTLIHRGTVEEMITNEIRHKEHEDIILIWKSIKELKEKPTYPEGIVSYLEENNRNIVHFITKDK from the coding sequence ATGAAAATGCCTAAATTACGTGCTGAAGCAATGATTGTAAATGAAGATTATTCTAAAGTACTTGTACAATGTGATTTAAGTGAATCATTTTATCGTTTTCCAGGAGGCTCTATTGAATTTGGTGAAACAGCAAAAGAAGCGATAATAAGAGAATTAATGGAAGAATACGATTTGAAGATTGATGTCCAAGAGCTAGCTGTTGTAAATGAGCATATTTTCGAGTGGAACAACGAAAAAGGACATCATTGTACATTAATACATAGGGGAACAGTTGAAGAGATGATTACAAATGAAATAAGACATAAAGAACATGAAGATATTATATTAATATGGAAGAGCATAAAGGAATTAAAAGAGAAACCAACATATCCTGAAGGAATTGTAAGTTATTTAGAAGAGAATAACCGTAATATAGTCCACTTTATTACTAAAGATAAATAA
- a CDS encoding RNA polymerase subunit sigma-70 produces the protein MCTKVTHILKNHIDMNHSNINFLIEQYGELKRYCTFLTKNKWDGEDLAQETVCKVLQKYSDKDICMTLVYKIARNRWLDQIKSKSVHEKIRDQITFEEPHEKIADLHEMVGKVLFSLNVQQSAILLLKDVFQYSIADIAKVCSVSEGAVKASLFRSRNRLKTVSEEGIEIVEFTDDIEVVVTSIREERPELLTKLLPTIDFTKLPSKQPVLLFNAKNPSSYSCMLCAA, from the coding sequence TTGTGCACAAAAGTAACTCATATTTTAAAAAATCATATCGATATGAATCATTCAAATATAAACTTTTTAATTGAGCAATATGGAGAATTGAAAAGGTACTGTACATTTTTAACGAAAAACAAATGGGACGGCGAAGATCTTGCCCAAGAAACAGTTTGTAAAGTTCTTCAAAAATATAGTGATAAAGATATTTGTATGACGCTTGTATATAAAATAGCTAGAAATCGTTGGTTAGATCAAATAAAGTCAAAATCAGTTCATGAAAAAATAAGAGACCAAATTACTTTTGAAGAACCACATGAAAAAATTGCGGATTTGCATGAAATGGTAGGGAAAGTATTATTTTCATTAAATGTCCAGCAATCCGCAATTTTATTATTAAAGGATGTTTTTCAATATAGTATCGCTGATATTGCTAAAGTATGTTCCGTATCGGAAGGGGCAGTGAAAGCTTCTTTATTTCGGAGTAGAAATAGGCTGAAAACTGTAAGTGAAGAAGGGATTGAGATAGTCGAATTCACAGATGATATTGAAGTTGTAGTAACGTCTATTCGTGAAGAAAGGCCGGAATTATTAACCAAACTTCTTCCGACAATTGATTTTACTAAGTTACCATCTAAACAGCCAGTCTTATTATTTAATGCGAAAAACCCTTCTTCCTACAGTTGTATGCTTTGCGCGGCATAA
- the acoA gene encoding acetoin:2,6-dichlorophenolindophenol oxidoreductase subunit alpha yields the protein MLKTTESKGNEITKEQASWMYEKMLEIRKFEDKVHELFAQGVLPGFVHLYAGEEAVAVGVCAHLTDSDSITSTHRGHGHCIAKGCDLNGMMAELFGKATGLCKGKGGSMHIADLDKGMLGANGIVGGGFPLACGSALTAKYKGTKDVSVCFFGDGANNEGTFHEGINLAAIWKLPVIFIAENNGYGEATTFEYASSCDSIADRAKAYNIPGMQVDGKDLLAVYKAAEEAVERARNGGGPTIIECMTYRNYGHFEGEAQTYKTAEEKEKHLNEIDAIVNFRKHLIHEGLLTESELVDMEKAVDDAVQRSIEFSENSPYPEDEELLKDVYVSYK from the coding sequence ATGTTAAAAACAACTGAAAGTAAAGGAAATGAAATCACGAAAGAACAAGCTAGTTGGATGTATGAAAAAATGTTAGAGATTCGTAAGTTTGAAGATAAGGTGCATGAATTGTTCGCTCAAGGCGTGCTGCCAGGTTTCGTCCATTTATACGCAGGTGAAGAAGCGGTAGCAGTTGGTGTATGTGCCCACTTAACGGATAGTGACAGTATTACAAGTACGCATAGAGGACATGGACATTGTATCGCAAAAGGCTGTGATTTAAACGGTATGATGGCTGAACTTTTTGGGAAAGCGACAGGTTTATGTAAAGGTAAAGGCGGCTCCATGCATATTGCTGATTTAGATAAAGGAATGCTTGGTGCAAATGGGATTGTAGGTGGCGGTTTCCCGCTTGCTTGCGGCTCAGCACTAACAGCTAAATATAAAGGAACGAAAGATGTAAGTGTTTGTTTCTTCGGTGACGGAGCAAATAATGAAGGAACATTCCATGAAGGCATTAATTTAGCAGCGATTTGGAAGTTACCAGTAATTTTTATCGCTGAAAATAACGGTTACGGTGAAGCAACGACATTTGAATATGCTTCAAGTTGTGACTCTATTGCTGATCGTGCAAAAGCTTATAATATTCCAGGTATGCAAGTAGATGGAAAAGATCTACTTGCAGTATACAAAGCTGCCGAAGAAGCGGTGGAACGCGCGCGTAATGGCGGTGGCCCAACAATAATTGAATGTATGACATATCGTAACTACGGTCATTTTGAGGGTGAAGCACAAACATATAAAACTGCAGAGGAAAAAGAAAAACATTTAAATGAAATAGATGCGATTGTGAATTTCCGTAAACATTTAATTCATGAAGGTTTATTAACAGAATCTGAACTTGTTGATATGGAGAAAGCAGTAGATGATGCAGTGCAAAGATCAATTGAATTTAGTGAAAATAGTCCATATCCAGAGGATGAAGAATTATTAAAAGATGTATACGTTTCTTACAAATAA
- a CDS encoding glycine betaine/L-proline ABC transporter ATP-binding protein, with translation MDNTKVRVENVTKVFGKHPQRALSLLKEGKSKSDILKETGMNVGVKKATFEVYTGEIFVIMGLSGSGKSTLVRMLNQLIKPTAGHIYIDGEDIATMGKEELRRVRRTKMSMVFQKFALFPHRTVLQNVAYGLEIQGVPVEEREKKALESLKLVGLDHHKDNYPSQLSGGMQQRVGIARALTNDPDVLLMDESFSALDPLIRKEMQDELLELQDKMEKTIIFITHDLDEALRIGDRIALMKDGEVVQIGTPEEIMMSPANEFVEKFVADVNLGKVITAESILKRPETLLIDRGPRVALQIMRNAGVSTVYVVNKKYEFLGILTADDASKAVQKQWPIADLLLNDIPHVYLDTLLEETYAKMAEMKYPLPVIDEKKRLRGIIKRESVIQALAGNIEEEVKDDE, from the coding sequence ATGGATAATACAAAGGTGCGTGTTGAAAACGTAACAAAAGTATTCGGGAAACATCCGCAAAGAGCCCTTTCCTTATTAAAAGAGGGAAAAAGTAAATCGGATATTTTAAAAGAGACAGGAATGAACGTTGGTGTGAAAAAGGCAACGTTCGAAGTATATACTGGAGAAATTTTTGTTATTATGGGTTTGTCTGGTAGCGGGAAATCTACGTTAGTTCGTATGTTAAACCAATTAATTAAACCAACCGCAGGCCATATATACATAGACGGTGAAGATATCGCAACGATGGGAAAAGAAGAATTACGGAGAGTAAGAAGAACGAAAATGAGCATGGTATTTCAGAAATTCGCTCTATTTCCGCATCGTACCGTTTTACAAAACGTTGCATATGGTTTAGAAATACAAGGAGTTCCAGTTGAGGAACGAGAGAAAAAAGCGTTAGAATCTTTGAAATTAGTTGGACTAGATCATCATAAAGATAACTATCCAAGTCAACTTAGTGGTGGAATGCAGCAACGTGTTGGAATCGCAAGGGCACTAACGAATGACCCAGATGTTTTATTGATGGATGAGTCATTTAGTGCGTTAGATCCACTTATTCGAAAAGAAATGCAAGATGAGTTATTAGAACTTCAAGATAAAATGGAGAAAACAATCATATTTATTACACATGATTTGGATGAAGCTCTTCGAATTGGTGATCGAATTGCGTTAATGAAGGATGGAGAAGTTGTCCAAATTGGAACACCAGAAGAAATTATGATGAGTCCTGCCAATGAATTTGTAGAGAAGTTCGTGGCGGACGTGAATTTAGGAAAAGTAATTACGGCAGAATCTATATTAAAACGACCGGAGACATTATTAATTGATCGTGGACCACGTGTAGCACTTCAAATTATGAGGAATGCAGGTGTTTCTACTGTATATGTTGTCAACAAAAAGTATGAATTTTTAGGTATATTAACTGCGGATGATGCGAGTAAAGCAGTGCAAAAACAGTGGCCGATTGCTGATTTATTACTTAACGATATTCCGCATGTTTATTTGGATACTTTACTTGAGGAAACATATGCAAAGATGGCGGAGATGAAATATCCGTTACCCGTAATTGATGAGAAGAAAAGACTTAGAGGAATCATTAAACGTGAAAGTGTCATTCAAGCTCTTGCAGGAAACATTGAGGAAGAGGTGAAAGACGATGAATAG
- a CDS encoding 2Fe-2S iron-sulfur cluster-binding protein — MPKLTIEGAGTFDVIEGTKLVLAIEDNGVNILHRCGGKARCTTCRVEIIAGDFCEASANEKNAMTEKGIEDHLRLSCQMRVHKDLVVRPVLTVENSGLDAGPRPAE; from the coding sequence TTGCCAAAATTAACAATTGAAGGTGCAGGAACTTTTGATGTAATAGAAGGCACAAAGTTAGTATTAGCGATTGAAGACAACGGTGTAAACATACTTCATCGTTGCGGCGGAAAAGCACGTTGCACAACTTGTAGAGTAGAAATTATAGCGGGTGATTTTTGTGAAGCGAGTGCGAATGAAAAAAATGCGATGACGGAAAAAGGGATTGAGGATCATTTACGATTATCTTGTCAAATGCGTGTACATAAAGATTTAGTCGTTCGTCCGGTACTTACAGTTGAGAATTCAGGTCTTGATGCTGGACCACGTCCGGCGGAATAA